One region of Polynucleobacter sp. MWH-Aus1W21 genomic DNA includes:
- a CDS encoding LA_1612 family putative O-antigen biosynthesis protein produces MRDKLTWIYRVFIVAPKQWSLPLHTDVVIFHSAGSDLLSKYFEKKSSQIFKLDGGFINIPILIKSILTKNFWLGRPDRAYVWSFLSVVKPKLVASFIDNDPLFYEISGQFEGIKTILLQNGTRDNWLDRFSIDRSWKVDAIFAHNPSIGEYYQSRIASNIFPSGSLKNNLVPINPKKYRDEVLYISQYHQKSIPSKPIVFDANGKAYGWEEFFAIDGLLIQHLDLWCSDHGKTLRVYGRETEKFGPEYLYFKERITKSTWVYEPRSSPLGGYQQLDAANIVVTVDSTLGYESLARGGKTAFFAGRGQFINSAARRFGWPGSLPENGPFWASSVNSDEVYRVMDYLAGESDAQWQKTCQTYAPQVMGFDPGNTILQSTLQHFLTSEQLKYA; encoded by the coding sequence GTGCGAGATAAGCTCACTTGGATCTATAGAGTCTTTATAGTTGCGCCAAAGCAGTGGAGCTTGCCGCTACACACAGATGTAGTGATTTTCCATTCTGCTGGAAGTGATTTATTATCAAAATATTTTGAAAAGAAATCATCTCAAATTTTTAAATTAGATGGTGGCTTTATTAATATCCCCATTTTAATTAAATCTATATTGACTAAAAATTTTTGGCTTGGCCGTCCTGATCGCGCTTACGTTTGGTCCTTCTTGAGCGTAGTTAAACCTAAATTAGTAGCAAGCTTTATTGATAATGATCCGCTCTTTTATGAGATCTCTGGACAATTTGAGGGAATTAAAACTATATTGCTGCAAAACGGCACTCGAGATAATTGGCTTGATCGTTTCTCTATTGATCGTAGCTGGAAAGTAGATGCAATTTTTGCTCATAATCCATCTATCGGCGAGTATTACCAATCTAGGATTGCCAGTAATATCTTTCCAAGCGGGTCCCTTAAAAATAATCTAGTTCCCATAAATCCGAAAAAGTATCGCGATGAGGTTTTATATATATCTCAGTACCATCAAAAATCAATCCCTAGTAAGCCGATTGTGTTTGATGCCAATGGAAAGGCGTACGGCTGGGAAGAGTTCTTTGCGATAGATGGTTTGCTGATTCAGCATCTAGATTTATGGTGTTCTGACCATGGCAAAACCCTCAGAGTTTATGGTCGTGAAACCGAAAAATTTGGCCCGGAGTACCTATACTTTAAAGAGCGCATTACAAAATCTACTTGGGTATATGAGCCCAGATCATCTCCACTTGGCGGTTACCAACAATTAGATGCTGCCAATATAGTGGTGACTGTCGACTCTACTTTAGGCTATGAGTCTTTAGCTAGAGGTGGAAAAACAGCTTTTTTTGCTGGGCGAGGTCAATTCATCAATAGCGCAGCAAGGCGCTTTGGTTGGCCGGGATCGCTGCCAGAAAACGGCCCCTTTTGGGCTTCATCAGTGAATTCTGATGAGGTTTATCGAGTAATGGATTATTTGGCTGGCGAAAGCGATGCCCAATGGCAAAAAACTTGCCAAACCTATGCGCCTCAGGTGATGGGCTTTGATCCAGGTAATACAATTCTTCAATCAACACTGCAACATTTTTTAACTAGCGAGCAACTTAAATATGCTTAA
- the pseB gene encoding UDP-N-acetylglucosamine 4,6-dehydratase (inverting): protein MLKNSSILITGGTGSFGHMFVPLTLAKYNPSRLVIFSRDEMKQWEMAKLYGGDDRVRFFIGDVRDKDRLSRALQGIDYVVHAAATKIVPTAEYNPFECVKTNVMGAMNLIDACIDQGVKRVVALSTDKASSPANLYGATKLTSDKLFIAGNSYSGKNETRFAVVRYGNVMGSRGSVIPFFLNEAEKGGPLPVTDERMTRFMITLEQGVELVWHAFDDAVGGEIYVKKIPSMKIPDIASAVAPGLEQKVIGIRPGEKLHEQMIGFEDAPYTYEYPEHFKILPAIHDWSQDPYRINNGKLVSPDFTYSSDNNPSWMSVEELRSWIDANKQKMLQI, encoded by the coding sequence ATGCTTAAAAACTCTTCAATTCTCATTACCGGTGGTACTGGTTCCTTTGGCCACATGTTTGTTCCGCTGACTTTGGCAAAGTACAACCCAAGTCGCTTGGTAATCTTTTCTCGAGATGAGATGAAGCAGTGGGAAATGGCAAAACTATATGGTGGTGATGATAGAGTTCGATTCTTCATTGGTGATGTGCGTGATAAGGATCGCTTATCTCGCGCCCTGCAAGGCATTGATTATGTTGTGCATGCTGCTGCGACCAAAATTGTTCCTACAGCTGAATACAATCCTTTTGAGTGTGTCAAGACAAACGTAATGGGCGCAATGAACTTGATCGATGCTTGTATTGATCAGGGTGTCAAACGTGTGGTTGCCCTCTCTACAGATAAAGCGAGCAGTCCCGCTAATTTATACGGTGCAACTAAGCTGACATCCGATAAGTTATTTATTGCCGGTAATTCGTATTCTGGAAAAAATGAAACTCGATTTGCGGTCGTACGCTATGGAAATGTCATGGGATCACGTGGTTCAGTTATTCCATTCTTTCTGAATGAAGCTGAAAAAGGTGGGCCACTTCCGGTTACTGATGAGCGTATGACGCGCTTTATGATCACCCTGGAGCAAGGTGTTGAGCTGGTTTGGCATGCGTTTGATGATGCGGTTGGTGGTGAAATTTATGTCAAGAAGATTCCATCAATGAAGATTCCAGATATAGCATCAGCTGTTGCTCCTGGGCTTGAGCAAAAAGTTATCGGCATTCGTCCTGGTGAAAAATTGCATGAGCAGATGATTGGGTTTGAGGACGCTCCATATACCTATGAGTATCCAGAGCATTTCAAGATACTTCCCGCAATTCATGACTGGAGTCAGGATCCTTACCGTATCAACAACGGTAAATTGGTATCGCCTGATTTCACTTACAGTTCAGATAACAATCCAAGCTGGATGAGCGTGGAAGAATTGCGTTCATGGATCGATGCCAACAAGCAGAAGATGTTGCAAATCTAA
- a CDS encoding aldo/keto reductase encodes MVQNLLKSTSRIALGTAQFGLAYGVANQSGQIQRSDGSAILNEALSQGIDTIDTAIAYGNSEDCLGEIGVQDFHVISKLPPAPNGESIASWVSDQIASSLKRLRIDRLHGLLLHQPSQLLSDIGPDLFKALLQARDKGLVNKIGISIYDPSELDAILTLFPLDIVQAPLNLVDRRLVSSGWLGRLKDLGIEVHTRSAFLQGLLLMDRQLIPEYFSKWDALWDIWQADLESSTLNALQHCLAYPLSFDGVDRVVVGVDGIDQLKEILSAAKTIDVSVIHSEIQSEDLDLINPSLWRVN; translated from the coding sequence ATGGTTCAAAACCTATTAAAAAGTACGTCAAGGATTGCGCTGGGTACAGCGCAGTTTGGACTTGCTTATGGCGTTGCGAACCAGTCTGGGCAAATTCAACGGAGCGATGGCTCCGCAATCCTGAATGAGGCGTTATCACAGGGTATTGATACTATCGATACTGCGATTGCCTATGGCAATAGCGAGGATTGTCTGGGTGAAATTGGGGTCCAAGACTTTCACGTCATCAGCAAGCTTCCGCCGGCACCTAACGGCGAATCGATCGCCTCTTGGGTAAGTGACCAAATTGCATCGTCATTGAAGCGCTTGCGCATTGATAGGCTGCATGGCCTTTTATTGCATCAACCTAGTCAGTTATTGAGCGATATTGGGCCAGATCTTTTTAAAGCTCTATTGCAAGCAAGGGATAAGGGCTTAGTTAATAAGATAGGTATTTCAATTTATGACCCTAGTGAGCTAGATGCCATTCTGACTTTATTTCCTTTAGATATTGTTCAGGCTCCTTTGAATTTAGTTGACAGGCGATTGGTGTCTAGCGGTTGGTTGGGGCGATTAAAGGATCTTGGAATTGAAGTTCATACACGCTCTGCATTTCTTCAGGGTTTGTTGCTTATGGATCGCCAATTGATTCCTGAATATTTTTCTAAATGGGATGCATTATGGGATATCTGGCAAGCAGATTTAGAGAGCTCGACATTAAATGCATTGCAGCACTGCTTGGCGTATCCCTTAAGTTTTGATGGTGTTGATCGCGTGGTTGTAGGGGTTGATGGCATTGATCAGCTAAAAGAAATCTTATCCGCAGCCAAGACGATTGATGTATCGGTCATTCATTCTGAAATTCAATCTGAGGATTTGGATTTAATTAACCCATCCTTGTGGAGAGTCAATTGA